CGGCGGCTTCGGGAGCATTCGACAGTCATAGGGTTTTCGGGGAGAATCTTCCGTAGCTCCCAAGGAGGTGCCGGCATGGAAGACACCAGACTCTATGCGATGTTGCTGGGCATTGATTTCCCGTGGCGTATCAGCAAGGTGCAGGTGGAGATGGCTTCGGAGCGGATCGACGTTTGGGTTGAGGAAGCGGCGGGCGCGCGGTTTTCCTGCGCGGCGTGCCGGCAGGACGCCCCGGTATACGACCACATGGCCGAGCAAGTGTGGCGGCACCTGGATACTTGCCAGTGCCGAACGTATGTGCACGCCGCCCTGCCGCGGACGAACTGTCCAAAGGACGGTGTGAAGCAGGTTCGTGCACCGTGGGCGGAGCCGAGGTCGCAATTCACGAGGATGTTTGAGGTGAGGTTGATCGACACGTTGAAGGAATGCGACGTGACGGGGGTGACGCGTCTGGCGGGCACCTCTTGGGACGAGACGTGGGGCG
This genomic stretch from bacterium harbors:
- a CDS encoding transposase family protein, translated to MEDTRLYAMLLGIDFPWRISKVQVEMASERIDVWVEEAAGARFSCAACRQDAPVYDHMAEQVWRHLDTCQCRTYVHAALPRTNCPKDGVKQVRAPWAEPRSQFTRMFEVRLIDTLKECDVTGVTRLAGTSWDETWG